The window GAACTTTGCCGGGAGGTCTGGCCCGTCCCACACCTGGATCGCGCGCCAGATCGACGCGGCGATCGGCACGGCAAGCACGGCGCCGGTGATGCCGACGAGCACCGTCCCGGCCGTCAGGGCGAACAGGATGACGAGCGGGTGCAGGCGCAGGGTCCGGCCCATGACGATCGGCTGGAGGAAGTCGCCCTCGAGCTGGTTCACCACGATGACTATCGCGACGACGATGAGCGCCTCGACCGGTCCGACTGCGACGAGTGTGACCAGGGCCGCGAGGATGCCGGCCACGGTGGCACCGACCAGGGGGATGAAGGCGAGCAGGAAGACGAGCACGGACAGCGGGATGACGAGCGGTACACCCACGATCGCAAGGCCGATGCCGATGCCGACCGCGTCGACGAACGCCACGATCGCCGTTCCGCGCACGTAGCCGCCGAGCGTGCGGATGGTCGCGGCGCCGACGCGCTGCCCCCGCTCGTACCGGTGCCCCTCGAACGGCCGCAGCACGAACTCCCACATCGCCGGGCCGTCCTTCAGGAAGAAGAACAGGACGACGATCATGATGAAGAAGCCCGCGACGAAGTCGGCGGTCTGGGACACGCCCGCGATGGCACCGGAGCCCACGGCGTCGGACTGCAGCAGGCTCACGGCGGAGTCGCGCACCGACGCGATCTGCTCGTCGGTGATGTCGAAGGGCAGGTCCTGGAGGTAGGTCTGCAGGGAGTCGAAACCCTGGATCGCCTGGTCCTGCAGCTCGCCCCACTGGTCGACGACGGCCCGCACGACGAGCCAGACGATCGCCGACAGCAGCGCGACCAGCGCCACGAGCGAGATCCACGTCGCGAGCAGCGACGGCAGACCACGGCGACGCAGGAGCGAGACCAGCGGGTAGATCGCCGCTGCCAGCACGAGCGCGATGAGCACGGGGATCACGACGAGGGTCAGTTGGGTGCCCACGAACCCGAAGACGGCGATGACCGCGACAACCGCGAGGATCTGCAGCGACCGCGTGCCGACACGGCCGAAGCCGTCAGACCACAGCCGGGACGCCTCACTATCGGCGGGCGCCTGGTGCTCGGCCGGCTCGGCAGGGGTCACCTCGACGCTCGGGCGGGCGGGGGGCGGTGTGCGGCGGCCGAAGAGGCGCATCGCCTGTCCTCCTTGTGCTGTGGT is drawn from Promicromonospora sp. Populi and contains these coding sequences:
- a CDS encoding AI-2E family transporter, which encodes MRLFGRRTPPPARPSVEVTPAEPAEHQAPADSEASRLWSDGFGRVGTRSLQILAVVAVIAVFGFVGTQLTLVVIPVLIALVLAAAIYPLVSLLRRRGLPSLLATWISLVALVALLSAIVWLVVRAVVDQWGELQDQAIQGFDSLQTYLQDLPFDITDEQIASVRDSAVSLLQSDAVGSGAIAGVSQTADFVAGFFIMIVVLFFFLKDGPAMWEFVLRPFEGHRYERGQRVGAATIRTLGGYVRGTAIVAFVDAVGIGIGLAIVGVPLVIPLSVLVFLLAFIPLVGATVAGILAALVTLVAVGPVEALIVVAIVIVVNQLEGDFLQPIVMGRTLRLHPLVILFALTAGTVLVGITGAVLAVPIAASIWRAIQVWDGPDLPAKFARQKRSETA